The Methanolobus sp. WCC4 genome includes the window ACACTATCGTACTGACCATCTTGAAAGGGATGATGAGAACTGGTTGAAACATACCCTGGCATACAAAGGAGATGAACCACTGCTTGAGTATAAGGAAGTGAACATAGGTCGTTTCACTCCACAGAGGAGGGAATACTGATGGTCAAGCTCACTATAAGGAGGCAGGATGAGAATGCCATATGGTATGATACTTTCGATGTCGAGGAAAGGCCGGGAATGACGGTACTTGAGGCATTGTTCCGGATACAGGAAAAGCAGGATGGCAGTCTCTGCTTCAGGTATTCCTGCAGAGGTGCGGTCTGTGGAAGTTGTGCTATGCTCATCAACAGGAAACCCGGACTTGCGTGCAGGACACAGTTGTCGGATGCCAGGACCGAAGTCGTCAGTGAATCCGAAAAGGAGGATGTCCTCCTTAAACACAGCAATAAGGACGAGGACAAATATGAGATCCTTGTGGAGCCACTTCCCAATCTGAAAGTTATAAGGGACCTCATAGTTGATATGGACCATTTCTTCAGACTTGTTGACTCCATCGAACCCTGGATCGCTGCTCCTGAGGATGCAGGCGGTCAGCAGACACTGATGGAACCGGCATTGCAGATGCAGATAGAGAAGTACACTAACTGCATATTGTGTGCCACATGTCATGGAAGTTGTCCTGCGGCTGAAAGGGACGGGGAATATCTCGGACCTGCTGCACTGGCAAAGGCATGGCGTTTCTTCCTTGACCCTCGTAATGGTGAGGAAGGCGCTGAGAAGATCGTTTCCGGAGTTGATTCCGAAAAAGGTGTATGGGGCTGTGATGTTGTTTACAGATGTGTGGCCGTCTGTCCGAAGAAAGTCCCGCCAACCTCTGCTATCCTTAAATTCAGGGATGAGCTGAAATAAGGGTCATGTATGGA containing:
- a CDS encoding succinate dehydrogenase/fumarate reductase iron-sulfur subunit, with product MVKLTIRRQDENAIWYDTFDVEERPGMTVLEALFRIQEKQDGSLCFRYSCRGAVCGSCAMLINRKPGLACRTQLSDARTEVVSESEKEDVLLKHSNKDEDKYEILVEPLPNLKVIRDLIVDMDHFFRLVDSIEPWIAAPEDAGGQQTLMEPALQMQIEKYTNCILCATCHGSCPAAERDGEYLGPAALAKAWRFFLDPRNGEEGAEKIVSGVDSEKGVWGCDVVYRCVAVCPKKVPPTSAILKFRDELK